GTCGCGTCCCACGGGTCCCGGTCGTCCCGTCGGCTGTACTCGTAGTCCGCTGCGGCCGTCCCGCGGAGCGTGAGGACCGTCCACGAGCTCATCGGCCGTCACCTCCCGCGACCACGTAATCGCCCTCGCCCACGTCACTGACTCGCCGGTCCAGCTCGGAGAGCACGACCCCGACGAACTCGTCGGGGATGACCCACCAGTTGGGGTCGGTGTCGTAGTCGACGATGACGTGCTCGACGGGCGCCCCGTTCCAGCTGTCCTCGCGGAACGCGCGGTAGTCGCCGATCTCCGCCTCGTCGTCGCCGGTGTGGACCGCGTTGATGGTCTGGTAGAGCGCTTCGAGGTCGTGGCCGGCGATTTCCCGGCCGCCGTCGGCTCGAACCGTCGGTTCGTCGGGCTCGCCGTTCTCGCTGCCGTCGTCAAATGCTGTGGCGCGCCCCGTTAGAAACGCACCGAAACATTGGCGACAGAGGTAGTTCGGATCGGTGTCTAGTTCGCGGTCGGCGTCGCGACCGCAGCCGTCGATACCGCACTGTGGGCGGTCGTCGGCTCGCCCGCCGTCGGTGCGGATCGCTGGCTCGCCCTCGTCGACGAGGAGTTGCCAGGTCGTCCCGTTGATCGAGTCGCCGTTCGACCAGCGCTCGACCATGCCCTCGTCGGCCAGCGCGGAGAGGCGGTGGCCGATCGAGCGGTGGGCGTCGGCGTCGACGCCCAGCTCGCGGGCGACGTGGCGGGGCTTGATGTACGAGCGTCGGGCGGCCAGCGAGCGCACGGCGCGCTCGACATCGGCTTCGGCGACGCTCGTCATCGCTGCCCCCCGCGGCCAGAACCTATTCCAGTGGCCGCGTCGTACTGTTCGCCCGTGCGGGGCTCCGTCCCTGCCCAACCCTTACTTGTGGACTCGGACGGCGAGTCGCTGGTGTCACGACCGCGTGAGCGGTCGACTCTGCTGCTGTCAGTGGCCCCATAGTTAAGAGGCCGGTGTTCGTTCTGTCGCATGGCTTCGTTGAGATTCCCTGTCAGGGGAACGGAAGCCATCCGCCCGGCGTGTCATCACCACGCTGGGTTTTCTGACGCAACCCGTGGGCGGAGAGGCTCCGATCCGTTCTATTATTCGGCCGCTACTTATAGATACCGACGGTAGCTGCTAAGGTAAGCTACCGATACTACCAAGTTGCCGGATACCGTTGGTACTTTTAGATGAGCACCACCGAGAATGGGGCAGTGAAGCTGAAACGCCCCGTCGATTTCGAGATACTCGGCGCCTACTCCGACGGCGAGCAGGACGTGGGCGTAAACATCGCGGAGCGCATCGACTACAACCGGAGTTACGTCAACACGCGACTTCCTCAGCTGGAAGACTACGGTCTGCTCACGAAGGTCGGTCCGTCGGAGCGGTCCGGACTCTACCGGATCACGCCGAAAGGGGTTGCGGCGCTCCGGCTCCGAAACGAGTACGGCGAAGAGGGTTACGAGGAACTCGTCGACGAGCGAGCGGCGCCTATCGAGGTCCACCGGCCCCGAATCACTGGCGACGAGTTCTGACATCTTCAGGCGGGCCTCGCGAGTCGCGACATCCTGTCTTCCAGCCACTCGGGAACCTCCAGGTCAGCCGGCGCACCGTCGCGACGCGTGACCTCGGCCTCGACCTCCCCGTCGTTGTCGACGACCACGACCCACTCGCGATCGTCGGGGTGCTCGATCTCCATTCGGGCGGCGTCGCCGCCCGTGTCCAGCACGCGGACGTCGACCTCGTTGCCGTCGTAATCGAGTATCGTGGTTTCTTTCTCCGGCATACACGACCACCGACACCCGCCTGCCACATATACCGTCGAACGATTGCCGGCAGATCGCTGATATGTCTGTAGAAGGGTTACTCGTCGGGGACGGTCCGGGCGGGGAGCCGGACGCGCTCGGAAACGATCGTCGCGTCGCGGACCCGGTGGAACTGGTGGCGGTTGGCTGCCTTCTCGATGAGCTCGTATTCAGCGAGCTTCCGCAGCTTGTCCCGACGCCGGCGCTCGGCGATCGGCTTCGCGGTGACGCCGGTGTAGACCTTCTCTTGGACCCGTACGTAGCGGTCGTGCAGGTCGCCGGGCTTGATCTCACCGGCCTCGCGGATCAGCTCGTAGAGGACGTGGTAGTCGTAGTCCATCGACCGCAGGTTTGCCTCGCGGATGCGGCCCAGCGCCCGCTGGTAGGCCACGCCGATGTCGACGGTTTCGACCGGGCAGTTACGCTCGTCGGCGAGTTCGGCCGCAGCCCGGAGCGTCTGGATGGCCTTACCAGTAGTTGAAAACACGGAGATTCTATTCAGCAACGCCCCCGGCGAATCAGTCGGCGTCTGAGGTGCTCCAACCGGCCCCGAGAACGTCGCCAAATACCTGTCGAGTTTCTGGTGGTTCGGTCGGAATCCGAAGGTCGTGCGGGTCGTCCTCGATGGCCTGCATCAGCTCACCAGCAGTCAGTTGCTTCCCCTCGCTCAGGGCCTCGCCAGTCTCCTCGGCGCGGAGGATGTTCGCTACCGTCCAGATGTTGAACAGGTGGGCCGCGAAGTTGAAGTAGAACGCTCGTATCGCCGGGTCCCGTGACGCTGACTTGGCGAGGAACTCCTCCTTGATCACGCGGAAGTCCGTCTCGATGCCCCACCGACGCCGGTACGCCTCACCCAACTCCTCCGGTGGAACCTCTTCGGGATGCAGGTTCGTGTAGAAGTACGTGTAGTCGTCCATCGGCTCTTCAGCTTCTGACTTCCGTAGTTTCACCGTCTTGTCCGACTTCAGCCCGACCGCGTAGTAGCTGTCCTCGTCGAGGTCGCCGACGCCGTACGGGTAGTACGACGAACGAAGATCGGCACGCGCCATCCCGTTCAGGAAGTGTTTGACTGTCTTTCCCGACTTGCGGCCCTGCATCACCAGCTCCAGCCCCTGCTCGGTGATAGCCGAAATCGTATCCGAGTTGTAGAACTCCGTCCCGGCGTCGAGGTAGACGCGGCCAATGTTCACGTGTTGCCGGCTCAGACGGAGCATCCGGCGAATGTACTTCGGCGTCTTCGACTTGTCCTTGACCGGGAGCACGACCAAAATCAGCGGCGTGTCGCTCCCGACGAGAGCGAGCGTGATGTACTTCCAGGCCCACGAGTAGTTCCGTCCCGGCTTCGTTCCGCGAATGAATCCGTCGCCGTCTGCATCGCCGTAGAACGGCCAGTCCGTGATGTCGATGGCGACCTCTGCCTCCTCGGGGAAGTAGTCGTGCCTGGAGGCGATCTCGAACAGTACCTCGTTCGCTTCCCGGAACATCCGCATGACGGACTCCCGCGAAGACTTCCGCAGGTGGTAGGTGAGGTTCTGCCCCGTCGGAATGTCGCCGTCGTCGTAGAACGGCTTGTACTTGAGGTTCTTCGCGGCGTCGTTGACGAACCCGTTCCCGTTCGCGGCGGCGATGAGCACCCGGAGAGCGGCGTCCTTCGTCACTTCCGTGCTGTCGTCGCGCTTCAGCCGGATGTACTTGAACGTCTTCGAGCGCAGCTCCCGAGCGATCACCTGGACCGGCGGAAACCCCTCACCGTCAGTGACTATCGTGTCCGGCGTCGGGTCTCGGAACCAGTGTTCGACCCTCGTGTCCTGCATTCGCCGAACCAGCGTCTCGGTCTCACTCGCGTAGTAGTGTCGTGTATCCTCGTCCATCCGTCCCGGCATCCGGTTCAGCGTCGGCTGACTCACCGAGTCCTCAATGTCCAACGCCTCCCGAATGTCGGGGTCGTTGATGGCACGGGCAACACCCGACTGGTTGAGTGCCGAGAGGTCGAAGAACAGATACAGCCGCGTTGCGTCCTCTCCATCGAGATTCTCTGTGAGATGGTCGTTTTTTCCTTCCGACCAGTAGTAGTGCCGAAGCTGGACTTTCCCGAGTGCCTTTGCGAGGCGATGCTCGGGCGTCTCCAGTTCGTCGTAAAAATCGCAGACGCGGTAAGCCTCAGACTTGATCGCCTCCCACAGCGGCGGCGTGATGTTCTTGGCTGGATTTCGACTCAGGAGCCCCGTGTACGCCCACGGATCATCCCGCGGGTCGTCGGGTAGCTTCCTCTCAGCTTCCCTGTACCGGCTTGAAATCTCCGCCTTCTCCTGCCACCGCTCGTGGATTTCACCCTTCGACTCGGGATCACGGTCAGCGTCCTCGTCTTTCTCCTTGGTCACGTCGTGTCACCCCTCCGCGTCGTCCCGCCATGACCCCCACACCTCACGGTACTTCCCGAGTTCTCGGTACTCCTTCTTCCGCTCGAAGGCGTCGATGGCGTAGAGCACCTCGTTGTCCTTGTCCCAATCAATCAGCACGCGAAAGTCGCCGACACGAAGCTTGTAGCCGGGGTGGTTCTTCAGCCGGTCCAGAAAGTGATCCGGGAAGTCCTCGATGTCCTCCAGCTTGTTGATGATCCGCTCCGCATCCTGCGTTTCGAACTGCTCCAGCGTTTCGACCAACGTCTCCGTCAGAACGACCTCGTGAGCCACCGTTCAGCCCTCAGTCCTGATCGATGCCGAGGCGTTCGCGGGCCTCGTCCGTGGACATCGTCCGACCCGCCGCCACGTCCGCGTAGCCCTCGGAGACACCCTCCTGTGCCCCGGGCGTCAGAATCGGCTCCGTGGTGTCACGCAGCACCTCACGGATGAACTCCGAGCGGTTGGTGTACTCCAACTCCTCGGCCAGTTCGTCGATCTCTTCGAGAAGGCGCTTCGGGACCTTCACGTTCAATTTCACCATGTCCCCGTCGCCGTTGTCGTCCGCGCCCGTGCTCATACGCCGTGGTACGCGGGTGGTACATTTTAGTCTTTATACGATTTCTTCATTCGCCGCATCAGTCGTCGCGGGGATCGGCGACCAGTTCATACATTTTGTTTCAAATTCGATTTCTTCAATTGGTGTTGTCAGTACTCGTCCTCGCAAACGACTGCACGCAACTCTTCAAGCACGTCCGGTCGGTGATCCTTCAACACCTCAATGTCATGGGGAAGCTCTTCACTGATCCGCTGGCGAACCCGGTACACTGCTTGGTCCTTCTGTCGTTGCGAAGGGTCGCTCTCTCCGGAAATATGTTCACGGTCCGTTTCAGTCATGATGGCGCGGTAGCGTCCCATCTCATTTGGCCTATCTGGTACCATCCAGTTCAACCTATGCATCTGTGCCTACTTAAATCTATGCACCAATGCATTGCTATGCAACTATGCAAAGGTTGAAGTAGGCACAGGTGCATAGGTGTAACTGAGGAGTCCGGTCCCATCGGGGCGTGACCTGTCGTAGGAAATGCCCGCGTGCTGATGACACGCGGGCCGGGCTTCTGTGGAGAAACCCATGGCAACCAACGAGACCCGCGAACTTCAAGAGTTCGCAACGACCGAGGAATCGGACGAAAACGACGACTGCGACTGTGACAATCTGAGCGACGACTTCCCGTGTTGGGAATGCGTTCGCACCGGCAAGCGCGAGGTCCCGAACTGACGATGAACGGGATTGCAACGGTCACCGCGACACCGGACCAGGTGTTCGAGGGCTACGCGGTCGGCTCCGGTGGGAAAGCTGCCTGTACCGGATGTCAGCGTACGGTCCGCGACGGCGACCCGGTCGGGATCTACGCCCACCAGACCAGTGACGCCGCGCGATGGGACATTGCCCGCCTGTTCTGCGTCGATTGTCGGGAGACGTCGATTCAACACCCGACGACCGGCGCGACCGAGGTCGTCCTCAACGCCCGCTTGGGCGTCACGTCGGATGCTGCGACCCAATCCGCGCGACTGACGCTGCGCGACATCGAGACGATGCAGCTCTCCCCGCCCGAAGATGGGGGTGAACCCTGAATGGACGACGCCGAGAAGTGGCGTGAAGTCGGGCGCAAGGCCGTCGGGATGGAACTCGAAGACGCCCGGTACGACGTCGAGTCGGCGTTGTACGCCATCACCGTGGACACGATGTTCCGGGGTGGCGATCCGACGGCCGACCAGGTCAAGGAGGCCCGGATGGCGCTGAACCTTGCCCACCGGATTCTCGAAGAGTACGTCGCCCCCGCCGCTGGCTGTGAGCCGTGGGGCGACCCCGTCCCGGACATGCCCTACGGCCGGGCGAAGGAAGTGTACCATCTCGAATGACAACTGAAGAAATCAAATAATGACAGAAATCGACATCGACCGCGACGTGTTCGTGCGAATCCGTACCGACCTGCTGGTGGTCGGGGACAGCATCATGACCGACAGACACCACGCCTCGAACGGCAACTACGAGGACAACGACCCGCAGAACCAGATCGGCGGGATCATCCCGGCGTTCAGCCTCTCGGGATGGCTTCGCCACGGGATGGAGAAGGTCGTCCAGGAACGTGACGGTACGGCCTGCCACCCCGGCGAGGCCAACGCGAACTTCCGGAAGGACGGCGTCTACAACCGCGACCTCGACGCCGGCTACCACGAGAAGGGCGTGTGCCTCGAAGATGATGACGACGACGGGTGCGTGATTCTCGACCTCTTCGGCGGCTTCGGGAATCGCCCCGGGAAGTTCATGCGCCGCCCGATTCAGTTCTCGCCGGTCCGCTCCAGCGTGGACTACACGCGCGGACAGGCCGAAGGCCACTACCGCCGCATCAACCGGAACGTCGTCTCCCGGAATGAGGAAGACAACCGAGAGCCGCTCCGGAACGCCGAACTGGACGCCGTCGGGAACCTCGACGGCTGCTGGCACCTCTCCTTCCGGGAGACCAAGCCCGAGTTCGTCGCGCTGCTCGCCGAGGCCATCGACTTCCTCGATGAGCATCAGACCGACTTCATGCACCAGCTCGGCGGGGCTCGGAACTTCGGCGGCGGGATCGTGGACTGCGACCTCGTGAACCCACTCTACAACGAGACCGAACTCCGCCGCGTCTTCGACCGCGGGAAGGGCAACACGAACAAAATGGACGACAAAGACGAGAAGTGGGAGACCGAGTACCTGCCGGAGTTCCAGGCGGCGCTCGCAGAGCGCGTGGAGGAAGTATGAGCGACGTGATGCTCACCGCCTTCCGGCACGACGTCCACAAGTTCACCGGTGAGAGCCACGAGGACGCTCGTGAGGAGTTCGCCGGTGTTCCCGTGAACCAGCCGGTGCCCGAGGGCGCGGACGGCGATGCGGCGGCGCTCTCGCGGCCTCAGCAGAAGCAGGAGCAGACCGTCCCGACCCACGACGACCACTACCGACTCTCGCTGCTGACCGGCGAGACCGCCTACGACCCCGGAGAGTTCTCCCGGGCGACCATCGAGAGCGAGGTAGCGGACCTCATCGGCATCGAGGACGCACAGACGGCCCACGAGCGGTGGCTCACAAGCGACGTGGCCGCCGCGTTCAACGAGTCAGTCTACCACCCGTACACGAGCCTGAAGTACCACACGCTGCTCGTGGCGGCGCTGCTGGACAACTACCGCGCCGGGAACGAGTTCGCCGACCTTCGGCTCATCGTGGACCCGGCGGGCGAGATCGCTCCGTTCCGCACCGTCTTCGATGGCGAACGGTTCGCGCTCCGCATCGGCGTCGAGGCGGACGGGTGTCCCTCTGCTCGCCTCGGGAGCCGTCCGTGGCGGTCGTGGGCGTCGGCGTGGAACCGCCTGACGGCGCACCCGCTCGATACCGGCCACGACAAGTACGACATGACGCTCGATGCGAACCTGCGACGGACGCAGTCCTGGAGCACGGCGCTCCAGTACATCGAGGACTACGCCGAGTGGAGGCCCGACCGATGACGGCGATTCAGCAAGTCCTGTGGGAGCTGCGAATGGACTACATTGGTCACCCGTACTACGTCAGCGGGAACGCCATCCTGCACGCTCTCGGTCAGCACCTCGACCCCGAGACGCACGCGGCGGTGTCGGCCAGTCACGGCGTCTTCGTTCCCGGGCAGTTCGGGACGTTCCCCGAGGAACACAGTCAGTCGGGCATCCGCCCGTACCTCGGGAGCGGTCTCCCCGACGTTGAGGCCTACGACGACCTCTTCCTCCAGCGGGAGGCGATGCACCCGTGGTTGCTGGATACCCGCGCTCGGGACGCGCTGAACACGCACGATCTCCGCGTCCAGGGCGGCCACCCGGCGCTCGCTCACGAGACCATCATGGGCCGCCGGGAAGACCAGCGGAAACAGCAGCAGACCACGAAGTGGTACGTCCACGCCTACCTCCACGCTGATGACCCGGCGGTGCTCCCGCTCGGCGAGGATGTGCTGGAGGGCCTCCAGTTCGGCGGCAAGCGCAACTACGGCTACGGCGAGGTTCAGCTGAAGGACACGCAGATGGTTGACCTCGGTGAACTGGACTACTCGCGGCTCGAAGGCGCGGAGACGTATCTCATCGAACTCGTGACGCCGTTCGTCCTGGCGTCGGAGTATCCAGAGGCGAACGACCGCACTATCCCGTGGTGGTGGGCCGAGAACCGGGACAATCTCCGGCTGCGCCAGGAGAAGATACTGGAGCAGCGCGAGGTGTTCAAGCTGGAGACGGTCGATCACGGACAGGTCGTGAAGTACCTCGGCGACCGCCCGGTGGAGACCGCGAAGAACGGCCTCCAGCGGGTCGGCTCTCACTCCCGATACGGCTTCGGAGAACTGCGGCTGAAGCCCCTCGGCGAACAGTATCAGGAATCAGAGAAGTAACGACTAACTGGCCACCAATGCAACACCAGAATCAGGATGAATCGGGCGAGAAAAATACAGCGGTGCGGCTGAATAAAGAAATCGTATTACCAACAACTGTTACGGGCGGTCCCCGAGGACCGGTCGGCGATACGCTCCAGGTACGACCGGTCGACGCCGCCGCGGAGGCCTTTCCGGACGCGGGGTTCGAGGATGTCCGCCAGCTCCGCGGGGGCGTACGTCGAGAGCTGTAGGCCCGCGCCGGTCAGCCGGTGCTGGACGCGGTGGTCGTCGAGATCCTGGCGGAAGTGCTCGGGGTCGTGGACGATGGGCACCACCCCGACCCAGGACACGTCGGTCAGCCGCCGCAGGACATCCTCGTTGAGGTCGTCGGCTTCGTCGAGGACGACCACAGTCGGGTCGGTGACTCGCTCGCGCAGCGCGAGGCACACGTCTTCGAGCGGCTCCCGGTCGCCGGGGTCGCCGCCGAGCTGCCGCAGCGCCTC
The window above is part of the Halosimplex rubrum genome. Proteins encoded here:
- a CDS encoding ArsR family transcriptional regulator — protein: MSTTENGAVKLKRPVDFEILGAYSDGEQDVGVNIAERIDYNRSYVNTRLPQLEDYGLLTKVGPSERSGLYRITPKGVAALRLRNEYGEEGYEELVDERAAPIEVHRPRITGDEF
- a CDS encoding Cdc6/Cdc18 family protein, encoding MFSTTGKAIQTLRAAAELADERNCPVETVDIGVAYQRALGRIREANLRSMDYDYHVLYELIREAGEIKPGDLHDRYVRVQEKVYTGVTAKPIAERRRRDKLRKLAEYELIEKAANRHQFHRVRDATIVSERVRLPARTVPDE
- a CDS encoding transposase yields the protein MTKEKDEDADRDPESKGEIHERWQEKAEISSRYREAERKLPDDPRDDPWAYTGLLSRNPAKNITPPLWEAIKSEAYRVCDFYDELETPEHRLAKALGKVQLRHYYWSEGKNDHLTENLDGEDATRLYLFFDLSALNQSGVARAINDPDIREALDIEDSVSQPTLNRMPGRMDEDTRHYYASETETLVRRMQDTRVEHWFRDPTPDTIVTDGEGFPPVQVIARELRSKTFKYIRLKRDDSTEVTKDAALRVLIAAANGNGFVNDAAKNLKYKPFYDDGDIPTGQNLTYHLRKSSRESVMRMFREANEVLFEIASRHDYFPEEAEVAIDITDWPFYGDADGDGFIRGTKPGRNYSWAWKYITLALVGSDTPLILVVLPVKDKSKTPKYIRRMLRLSRQHVNIGRVYLDAGTEFYNSDTISAITEQGLELVMQGRKSGKTVKHFLNGMARADLRSSYYPYGVGDLDEDSYYAVGLKSDKTVKLRKSEAEEPMDDYTYFYTNLHPEEVPPEELGEAYRRRWGIETDFRVIKEEFLAKSASRDPAIRAFYFNFAAHLFNIWTVANILRAEETGEALSEGKQLTAGELMQAIEDDPHDLRIPTEPPETRQVFGDVLGAGWSTSDAD
- a CDS encoding type II toxin-antitoxin system RelE family toxin; translation: MAHEVVLTETLVETLEQFETQDAERIINKLEDIEDFPDHFLDRLKNHPGYKLRVGDFRVLIDWDKDNEVLYAIDAFERKKEYRELGKYREVWGSWRDDAEG
- a CDS encoding ribbon-helix-helix domain-containing protein, with product MSTGADDNGDGDMVKLNVKVPKRLLEEIDELAEELEYTNRSEFIREVLRDTTEPILTPGAQEGVSEGYADVAAGRTMSTDEARERLGIDQD
- a CDS encoding Cdc6/Cdc18 family protein, giving the protein MISNPHVFEGEYVPDRLLHRDAEQNALARAFEPALRGERPDDVLLYGPHGVGKTALVRHTVSDLQDETDANWAHIRTMGETVAEIVREALRQLGGDPGDREPLEDVCLALRERVTDPTVVVLDEADDLNEDVLRRLTDVSWVGVVPIVHDPEHFRQDLDDHRVQHRLTGAGLQLSTYAPAELADILEPRVRKGLRGGVDRSYLERIADRSSGTARNSCW